The nucleotide window GATACCGTAAAAATAAGCAAGCTCCTGAAGCATGCAGTCCCCTGCCTTTTCGCATACCATACAGTCATTGGGGTGGTCTGAGAGGATTAACTCAAGAATAGTCTTTCTCAATCCCTCAAGATTGGGGCTTGTTGTAGTCACCTCCATGCCCTCGCTTACAGGGGTAGTGCATGACGTTACAGGTCTTGCCATGCCTTTAATCTCCACAAGGCAAAGCCTGCACCCCCCGAAGGCCGTCAGCTTGGGATGATGACAGAGCGCCGGGATGGAAATATCAATTTTTTTTGCCGCAGAAAGGATATTAGTCCCTGCCGGAACCGTCACCTTTCTGCCGTCTATCGTTAAAGTTACCATAATTAAACCTTTCAAAGGGTTCAAGGGGTCAAGCGGTCAAGGATTCAAGTGATTTTTAGCTCTAAGTTATTCGTTATCCTAATAACTAATAACTTATAACGAATTTTATAGTTTACTCGCACCCTCGAATCCTTGAATCCTCTAACCCTATTTATTCTTTTTGCACTGCCTTAAACTTGCATACATCAAAGCATGCACCGCATTTTATGCATATATCAGCATTTATTGTATGCAGTTTCTTCTTCTCACCGGTCACTGCGCCTGCCGGGCAGACCCTGAGGCATGCGCCGCAGCCTTTGCAGAACTCTGCCAGGACAGAATACGTCAGCAGGTCTTTGCAGACGCCTGCCGGACATTTCTTGTCTTTTATATGAGTTATATATTCATCTTTAAAGTAATTTAGAGTGCTGAGAATGGGATTGGGCGCAGTTTGTCCGAGACCGCAGAGGGATGCTGATTTTACATCCCGGCTCAGTTGTTCAAGAACTGCAATATCGCCCTCCCTGCCCTCGCCTTTTGTAATCCTCGTTAAAATCTCAAGAAGCCTCTTGGTCCCTATCCTGCACGGCACGCATTTCCCGCACGACTCAGCCTGCGTAAATTCAAGAAAGAATTTCGCGACATTGACCATGCAGTCTGTCTCATCAAGGACCACCATTCCCCCGGAGCCGACAATAGAGCCGACCCTGGCAAGGGATTCATAATCCACCGGCGTATCCAGCAGTGATGCCGGTATGCAGCCGCCGGAAGGCCCCCCTGTCTGCACTGCCTTGAATGCCTTATCGCCCTCTATGCCTCCGCCTATGTCATAAATAATTTCCCTTAGCGGAATGCCCATCGGAACTTCTATCAAACCTGAATTCTTAATCTTCCCTGTCAATGCAAAGACCTTTGTGCCCTTGGATTTCTCAGTGCCGTAAGAGGCAAACCACTTGGCGCCGTTTCTAATAATGACAGGGACATTGGCAAATGTCTCCACATTGTTGATTACCGTCGGTTTTTCCCAGAGCCCCTGATATACGGGGAACGGCGGCTTGGCCCTCGGCATGCCGCGCTGTCCCTCAATAGACGCAATCAGCGCTGTTTCTTCTCCGCATACAAATGCGCCGGCGCCGAGCTTTACCTTTATATCAAAACTGAATTTCGTGCCCATTATATTTTTGCCTAAAAAGCCTTTTTTCTTTGCATGAGATAGCGCCAGTTTCAGCCTTTCAACTGCAAGAGGATATTCTGCCCTTATGTAAACATAGCCCTTGTCAGCGCCAATCGCATAGGCTCCGATAACCATGCCTTCAATGACCGCATGGGGATTGCCTTCAATAACAGACCGGTCCATGAATGCGCCGGGGTCGCCCTCATCCGCATTACAGATAATATATTTTTGAGCGGACTGGTTCTTTCTGCATATCTCCCATTTCTGCCCTGTCGGAAAACCCGCTCCGCCCCTGCCCCTCAATCCTGAATCCTTAATAATGCCTATCGCCTCTTCAGGCGTCATTGCAGTTAAAACTTTTTTTGCCGCTTCATAACCGCGGACTGCCGTGTATGCGTCAATATCCTCGGGGTCTATGCTGCCGCAGTCAGCAAGCACAACCTTAAACTGCTTTTTATGGAAATTATGATAATCCTCACCTGCAACCCAGTCCTGAACAGCGGTTTTACCAATTATGTGCTCTGTGACAATCCTCAGAACCATGTCAGGCTTTATAAATTGATACGTTACTTTTTCATCATTGATAATCACATCTACCAGCACGTCCTTTGCGCAGAGTCCGCGGCAGCCGACTTTGTGCATGGAACAGTTTTTCTGCACCACGGCGTCTATGCCTGCCGCTTTAATCTCCTTGTTAAAGGCATCCAGCACCTCAGCGCCTCCGGCGGCAATGCCGCCAGTTCCCATACACACCTTTATAATGGTGTTACTCATCTTCACCTTTGACGCCTTTCAGCGTCTTTATCTCTTTAATCAGCTTGTCCGCAGATGATTTGCCGTAAACTTTTTTATTGATTATAAATACAGGCGCAATACTGCAGGCGCCGACACAGTTAACCTTTTCCACTGTGATTTCTTTGTCCTTTGTGGTGTCCTCGTCATCTGACAAGCTAAGCTCCCTTCTCACTCCGTTCAGAAGCCTCTCAGAGCCTTTCACGTGGCAGGCCGTGCCGCAGCAGGCTGTTATGATGTTTTTGCCCCTCGGCGTTAGATGAAACTGCGCATAAAAAGTTACAACGCCGAAGAACCTGCTTGCAGGGATTTGAAGTTTCTTTGAAACCCAGTTTACCGCATCCTCAGAAATATAGCCGAGCGACGCTTCTATATCCTGGAGTATGGAGATAATGTTTCCTTCTTCTGCAATATGCTTATTAAGAAGTGCATTTAATTTTTTTTCTACATCCAACAATACTTCTCCACGAGCCATAGGCAGCACCAAACCTCCATGATACGCAGGGTAAATACTTGTATCATTATTGTTGCAGTGATGAGTTTAGAAGGCTTTAAACTTTACCACAGTGTAAAGTTTAGTGTCAAATTAATTTCTTTTTGCTGGGTATAAAATTAACTGATAAGGGCTGACAGAAGCGCCCTGATAAAAATCTGGCTCCATACTTGACTATATATCCATTATTCTTTACAATATTAATAAGGATATTGCTTATAAGGATAATCTATGAAAAAGATAGAGTCCCTGCTGACATTGCAAAAATCCAAAAGGGATATATTCAGTTTGAATGACCTGAAAAAACTCCTGCGGATTGAGAGCGACAACACCGCCTATGTACAGGCAAACAGACTGACATCGGACGGTATTCTGAAAAGAATAACCAAAGGGGTTTACTGCTTAAAGGACAGTAAACCCGATGACTTTGAGACGGCAAACTTTCTCTACAAGCCTTCATACATCTCTTTGGAATCGGCGTTAGCGTTCTACGGCATCTTGCTGCAGGCGCCTCAGACCATAACCTCTGTCACACCCAAAAGGGCAAAGAAGATTCATGCCGGGAACAGGGAATTCACTTATTCGCATCTGAATCAGAAGTATTATTCCGACTATATCAGAGAACAAGGCTTTATTATCTCAACGCCTGAGAAAGCGCTTATTGACACTATTTTTTTTGCCGGTTACGGAAGGATAGTAATACATCCCGAAGAATGGGTACTGAATAATATTGATAAAAAGAGATTTAAAAAACTGTCTGAGAAAATTGAGAGCAGGATATTTAGGAATTACTTTAAATCACTAAGCATCTGTTAAAAATATGCTCAGTAAAGAACAAATCAGGGAGTTGGCGCAGAAATTTGCCATTGATGAATTCTCTGTTATCAGGGAATATCTGCAAATTCTCTTTCTGTCAGAGCTTTATGAGCAGAAAGAGAGCTCTAAGATATATTTCAAAGGCGGCACAGCCCTCAGACTGCTTCTTAATTCATTCAGGTTTTCTGAAGACCTGGACTTTACCTCTCTGAGAACTCCTGATGAGTTAAAAAAAATTCTCGCCAGAGTTATCAGAGGGATAAACCTCATCGTGCCCGCCGCAGAACTCCGTCAGGTCAAAACCAACATCAACAGCCTCACAGGTTTTTTGAAATATAAGACTGATGAAATGAAATTCCCGCTCAATATCCATCTGGAGTTTTCTTTAAGGGAAAAACCGCTAACAGAGAAAGACATCGTTCTTGAGACATTGTTTCCTGTCAGCCCGTACCCTGTTATAAA belongs to Nitrospirota bacterium and includes:
- a CDS encoding NADH-quinone oxidoreductase subunit NuoF, producing MSNTIIKVCMGTGGIAAGGAEVLDAFNKEIKAAGIDAVVQKNCSMHKVGCRGLCAKDVLVDVIINDEKVTYQFIKPDMVLRIVTEHIIGKTAVQDWVAGEDYHNFHKKQFKVVLADCGSIDPEDIDAYTAVRGYEAAKKVLTAMTPEEAIGIIKDSGLRGRGGAGFPTGQKWEICRKNQSAQKYIICNADEGDPGAFMDRSVIEGNPHAVIEGMVIGAYAIGADKGYVYIRAEYPLAVERLKLALSHAKKKGFLGKNIMGTKFSFDIKVKLGAGAFVCGEETALIASIEGQRGMPRAKPPFPVYQGLWEKPTVINNVETFANVPVIIRNGAKWFASYGTEKSKGTKVFALTGKIKNSGLIEVPMGIPLREIIYDIGGGIEGDKAFKAVQTGGPSGGCIPASLLDTPVDYESLARVGSIVGSGGMVVLDETDCMVNVAKFFLEFTQAESCGKCVPCRIGTKRLLEILTRITKGEGREGDIAVLEQLSRDVKSASLCGLGQTAPNPILSTLNYFKDEYITHIKDKKCPAGVCKDLLTYSVLAEFCKGCGACLRVCPAGAVTGEKKKLHTINADICIKCGACFDVCKFKAVQKE
- a CDS encoding NAD(P)H-dependent oxidoreductase subunit E — its product is MARGEVLLDVEKKLNALLNKHIAEEGNIISILQDIEASLGYISEDAVNWVSKKLQIPASRFFGVVTFYAQFHLTPRGKNIITACCGTACHVKGSERLLNGVRRELSLSDDEDTTKDKEITVEKVNCVGACSIAPVFIINKKVYGKSSADKLIKEIKTLKGVKGEDE
- a CDS encoding nucleotidyl transferase AbiEii/AbiGii toxin family protein; amino-acid sequence: MLSKEQIRELAQKFAIDEFSVIREYLQILFLSELYEQKESSKIYFKGGTALRLLLNSFRFSEDLDFTSLRTPDELKKILARVIRGINLIVPAAELRQVKTNINSLTGFLKYKTDEMKFPLNIHLEFSLREKPLTEKDIVLETLFPVSPYPVIKCLSWEEVLAEKIRALMHRAKGRDLFDIWYLLSKGTEIDWIMTDKKMSFYKEKVTREDVFSKISVFDQKILKLDLGKFLPLSQRKIAVHIKEMLMEKLK